One Tessaracoccus lacteus DNA window includes the following coding sequences:
- a CDS encoding MFS transporter: MLRVLRFRTFRHLYGAQIVALLGTGLATVALGLLAYDLAGDHAGQILGTALAIKMVAYVFVAPVATALVAALPRRAVLVGSDVLRLAVALCLPAVTEVWQVFVLVFVLQAASATFTPTFQSVIPDVLPDEDDYTEALSLSRLAGDLEQVVSPTLAAAMLVFVSSSTLFYGTAVGFAGSAALVLSVVIPRVAAPEAGPTVAGGAPATFWRRVIRGAALFVATPALRPVLALNLVVATGGAFVIVQTVVVVRSVFGLPESAVAWVLGANGLGSMAAALLLPRVLRVVAERRVMLAGAAGITVATALIPAALSIADPAWGVAGVCILWVVIGLAWASAETPVARIIRRSVGRPDLPAVFAAQFSLSHACWLVTYPLVGWLGSASLTLTAAVLTVIAGAATVMAAVAWPRGATSVAALSATAE; the protein is encoded by the coding sequence ATGCTCCGCGTCCTGCGCTTCCGCACCTTCCGCCATCTGTACGGTGCCCAGATCGTCGCGCTGCTCGGCACCGGGCTGGCGACCGTCGCCCTGGGGCTCCTGGCCTACGACCTGGCCGGCGACCACGCGGGCCAGATCCTCGGCACGGCCCTCGCGATCAAGATGGTCGCCTACGTGTTCGTCGCCCCGGTCGCGACGGCGCTGGTCGCCGCCCTGCCGCGCCGCGCAGTGCTCGTCGGGTCCGACGTGCTCCGCCTCGCGGTGGCGCTGTGCCTGCCCGCCGTGACCGAGGTCTGGCAGGTCTTCGTGCTCGTCTTCGTGCTGCAGGCCGCGTCCGCGACGTTCACCCCCACCTTCCAGTCCGTCATCCCCGACGTGCTGCCCGACGAGGACGACTACACCGAGGCGCTGTCCCTGTCCCGGCTGGCCGGGGACCTGGAGCAGGTCGTCTCTCCAACCCTCGCCGCCGCGATGCTGGTGTTCGTCAGCTCGTCGACCCTCTTCTACGGGACCGCGGTCGGCTTCGCAGGCTCCGCCGCACTGGTCCTCTCGGTGGTCATCCCGCGGGTCGCCGCGCCCGAGGCTGGGCCGACCGTGGCCGGCGGGGCCCCGGCCACGTTCTGGCGCCGGGTCATCCGTGGCGCGGCCCTGTTCGTCGCGACCCCCGCGCTGCGCCCCGTGCTCGCCCTCAACCTCGTCGTCGCGACGGGTGGCGCGTTCGTCATTGTCCAGACGGTCGTCGTCGTGAGGTCCGTCTTCGGGCTGCCGGAGTCTGCGGTGGCCTGGGTGCTCGGCGCGAACGGACTGGGCTCCATGGCCGCCGCGCTCCTGCTGCCGCGGGTGCTGCGGGTCGTGGCCGAGCGGCGCGTGATGCTCGCGGGGGCCGCGGGCATCACGGTCGCAACGGCGCTCATCCCGGCCGCCCTCTCCATCGCGGACCCCGCCTGGGGCGTGGCCGGGGTCTGCATCCTGTGGGTCGTGATCGGACTGGCGTGGGCATCGGCCGAGACGCCGGTCGCCCGCATCATCCGCCGCTCCGTGGGAAGGCCGGATCTGCCGGCCGTCTTCGCGGCGCAGTTCTCCCTGTCCCATGCCTGCTGGCTCGTGACCTACCCCCTCGTCGGCTGGCTCGGATCGGCCAGTCTGACGCTGACGGCCGCCGTGCTGACCGTGATCGCCGGGGCGGCGACCGTCATGGCCGCCGTCGCGTGGCCGAGGGGAGCGACCAGCGTCGCCGCGCTGAGCGCCACAGCGGAGTGA
- a CDS encoding ArsR/SmtB family transcription factor: protein MTLPPDADLDNAASVARLLADRTRLAILAMLDGVEMPVTAIAEALGRPVPAVSQHLAKLRGGALVTSRRDGVTVYYGQPDEHIAALVSNLLQHSEHVLYPSPPHHRENR from the coding sequence ATGACTCTGCCGCCGGACGCCGACCTCGACAACGCCGCCTCCGTCGCGCGCCTCCTGGCCGACCGCACCAGGCTGGCGATCCTCGCAATGCTCGACGGCGTCGAGATGCCCGTGACGGCGATCGCGGAGGCGCTCGGTCGTCCGGTCCCGGCCGTGTCGCAGCATCTGGCGAAGCTCCGCGGTGGAGCACTGGTAACGTCGCGCCGCGACGGGGTGACCGTGTACTACGGCCAGCCCGACGAGCACATCGCCGCGCTCGTCAGCAACCTCCTGCAGCACAGCGAGCACGTCCTCTACCCGAGCCCGCCCCACCACAGAGAGAACCGATGA
- a CDS encoding cytochrome c oxidase assembly protein, whose protein sequence is MESRPRLPRRLSLAGLLAVVVAFALPVAFVLAAGAAPYEAIVRVFPGNAVAVTTTILQVIAELAGVITVGALVLVLFLRDATSKEAFQLKPGLDLAIARVAAPIWSLAAGLLIIFNALDTTGVPLSALGQAGALGYVFGAASNSGMTILRFGAAALVAVALTLARRWPTLLISLWASAIAILAPLVTGQVLVGPSHDLGGDAAVIQAVAVYPLLGVLAVLAIMAACGELPGPATWRRFVGCAAVAIPVVVIADGVVTWFKLAGTGLLASATGQLIVTRWVALAVLIAAVAWLSVARRRDTLQTAAPSALALALLAVGSWIALSVAMTREPPPQYFVPTSVQEVFLGFDVTAAPTWAVVATHWRLNLLFFAIAAVGVTLYLVGVRSANQRGVKWPVGRTVAWVLGWVVVVVATSSGIGKYSGPHFGIHMVMHMTLSMLVPVLLSMGGVVTLTLRASRSDAPVHSLHHWVSWLMRWGLTKFLYNPIVAFTLFISSYYGLYFTGLFDFLMRFHWGHQLMNLHFLVVGYLYYSLIIGVDRGPKPLPHIGKLGLAMAAMPFHAFFGVILMNTGSIIAKSYYEWLTLPWADLAAAQELGGGVAWVGGELPSLIVVIALGFQWAKQDRREAARKDRHYDSGLDTEYEDYNRMLERLAARDQEAKQ, encoded by the coding sequence ATGGAATCCCGGCCCCGACTTCCCCGTCGCCTGAGCCTCGCTGGCCTGCTCGCCGTCGTGGTGGCCTTCGCCCTGCCCGTCGCGTTTGTGCTTGCCGCCGGCGCCGCGCCCTACGAGGCCATCGTTCGAGTATTCCCCGGGAACGCGGTCGCGGTGACGACGACGATCCTGCAGGTGATCGCGGAGCTCGCCGGGGTCATCACTGTCGGCGCGCTGGTGCTCGTGCTGTTCCTGCGCGACGCAACCTCCAAGGAGGCGTTCCAGCTGAAGCCGGGCCTCGACCTGGCGATCGCGCGGGTCGCAGCCCCGATCTGGTCGCTGGCCGCCGGCCTGCTGATCATCTTCAACGCGCTCGACACCACCGGCGTGCCGCTCTCGGCCCTCGGCCAGGCCGGCGCCCTCGGCTACGTCTTCGGTGCGGCAAGCAACTCCGGCATGACCATCCTCCGGTTCGGGGCGGCGGCGCTGGTTGCCGTCGCGCTGACGCTCGCCCGCCGCTGGCCGACGCTGCTCATCTCGCTGTGGGCCTCGGCCATCGCGATCCTCGCTCCGCTCGTCACCGGCCAGGTGCTGGTCGGGCCGTCGCACGACCTCGGCGGTGACGCCGCGGTCATCCAGGCCGTCGCGGTGTACCCGCTGCTCGGCGTGCTGGCCGTGTTGGCCATCATGGCCGCCTGTGGTGAACTCCCCGGGCCCGCGACGTGGCGCCGGTTCGTCGGTTGCGCGGCCGTCGCGATCCCCGTCGTCGTGATCGCCGACGGCGTCGTCACCTGGTTCAAACTGGCCGGCACCGGGCTCCTAGCCTCCGCCACCGGCCAGCTGATCGTCACCCGCTGGGTCGCGCTGGCGGTGCTGATCGCCGCCGTCGCATGGCTCTCGGTCGCCCGGCGCCGCGACACCCTGCAGACCGCTGCGCCGTCCGCGCTGGCGCTCGCACTGCTCGCCGTCGGGTCCTGGATCGCGCTCAGCGTCGCCATGACCCGCGAACCCCCGCCGCAGTACTTCGTCCCGACCTCGGTGCAGGAGGTCTTCCTCGGCTTCGACGTCACCGCGGCCCCGACCTGGGCCGTGGTCGCCACCCACTGGCGGCTGAACCTGCTGTTCTTCGCCATCGCCGCGGTGGGCGTCACGCTCTATCTCGTCGGGGTGCGCAGCGCCAACCAACGGGGCGTCAAGTGGCCCGTCGGCCGCACCGTCGCGTGGGTGCTCGGCTGGGTCGTCGTGGTCGTCGCCACCAGCTCCGGGATCGGCAAGTACTCCGGCCCGCACTTCGGCATCCACATGGTCATGCACATGACGCTGTCGATGCTGGTGCCCGTGCTGCTGTCGATGGGCGGTGTAGTGACGCTGACGCTGCGCGCGTCGCGCTCCGACGCGCCCGTTCACTCGCTGCACCACTGGGTCAGCTGGCTGATGCGCTGGGGACTGACCAAGTTCCTGTACAACCCGATCGTCGCGTTCACGCTGTTCATCTCGTCCTACTACGGCCTGTACTTCACCGGGCTGTTCGACTTCCTGATGCGCTTCCACTGGGGCCACCAGCTGATGAACCTGCACTTCCTCGTCGTGGGTTACCTCTACTACTCGCTCATCATCGGCGTCGACCGCGGCCCCAAGCCGCTGCCGCACATCGGCAAGCTCGGCCTCGCCATGGCTGCCATGCCGTTCCACGCATTCTTCGGCGTCATCCTGATGAACACCGGATCGATCATCGCCAAGAGCTACTACGAGTGGCTCACCCTGCCGTGGGCCGACCTCGCCGCGGCCCAGGAACTGGGCGGCGGAGTGGCATGGGTCGGCGGCGAGCTGCCGTCGCTCATCGTCGTGATCGCGCTCGGCTTCCAGTGGGCCAAACAGGACCGACGCGAGGCCGCCCGCAAGGACCGCCACTACGACTCGGGCCTCGACACCGAGTACGAGGACTACAACCGGATGCTCGAGAGGCTCGCCGCCCGCGATCAGGAGGCCAAGCAGTGA
- a CDS encoding heavy metal translocating P-type ATPase produces MTCAACANRIEKKLRKIDGVTATVNYATNRATVVGIDDAATAIAAVEKAGYGAHERVADDDMWSRRATEAHISSLRRRLIVAAALAVPLMDITIVLALAPHLRFPGWELVCLVLALPIVTWCAWPFHKATFRNLRHGAVSMDTLVSLGIIASFGWAVATLLFGLGEASDKGFWLGFGATPEGANSVYLDVAAGMTTFQLAGRYFETRSRRKAGDVLGALHALAATSVRLLRDGVETVVPVAQLQQGDTFVVLPGETIATDGVVTAGAAAVDQSMLTGEPVPASVRVGDQVTGGTVSTDARLEVRATAVGAHTQLAQMAALTEDAQARKSQVQRLVDRIITWFVPTIIGIAVLTTVGWALAGAPLQQAYGIGIAVLIIACPCSLGLATPTALMVGIGRGATLGVLIKGHDALEASGAITTVVLDKTGTLTTGRMTVAEVAGSDSSLALAAAVEKGSEHSIARAIDAEAEARGVDVRDATDYRALPGLGASAVVDGRDVVIANRAYFAAEGVDLPADLQQAVDRAADRGDSVSIVSVDGAPVGVVALADTLKPDARQAIAALKAQGLRTVVLTGDSQAAGRRIAAELGVDDVMAEVLPAQKAEEIRRLQECGECVAMVGDGINDAIALATADLGLGVVNGTDIALKAADIILVRDDLSVIADAVGLSRRTLKTIKVNLVWAFAYNMAAVPIAAAGLLNPLIAAGAMALSSVLVVQNSLRLQNYGTRRTSPDEDFELIG; encoded by the coding sequence ATGACGTGCGCGGCGTGCGCGAACCGGATCGAGAAGAAGCTCCGCAAGATCGACGGCGTCACCGCCACGGTCAACTACGCCACCAACCGCGCGACCGTCGTCGGGATCGATGACGCCGCCACCGCGATCGCAGCGGTCGAGAAGGCCGGCTACGGGGCGCACGAGCGGGTCGCCGACGACGACATGTGGTCCCGGCGGGCCACCGAGGCGCACATCTCGTCGCTGCGCCGCCGCCTGATCGTCGCCGCCGCGCTCGCCGTGCCGCTCATGGACATCACCATCGTGCTGGCGCTGGCCCCGCACCTGAGGTTCCCCGGGTGGGAGCTCGTCTGCCTCGTGCTGGCGCTGCCGATCGTCACCTGGTGCGCCTGGCCGTTCCACAAGGCAACGTTCCGCAACCTGCGGCACGGCGCAGTCAGCATGGACACGCTGGTCAGCCTGGGCATCATCGCGTCCTTCGGCTGGGCTGTCGCGACGCTGCTGTTCGGCCTCGGGGAGGCCTCCGACAAGGGCTTCTGGCTAGGCTTCGGCGCCACTCCGGAGGGGGCGAACTCCGTCTACCTCGACGTCGCGGCCGGCATGACGACGTTCCAGCTGGCCGGCCGCTACTTCGAAACCCGTTCCCGGCGGAAGGCCGGCGACGTGCTCGGCGCGCTGCACGCCCTTGCCGCGACGTCGGTGCGGCTCCTGCGCGACGGCGTCGAGACCGTCGTGCCCGTCGCCCAGCTCCAGCAGGGTGACACCTTCGTGGTGCTGCCCGGCGAGACCATCGCCACCGACGGCGTCGTCACGGCCGGCGCGGCGGCGGTCGACCAGTCGATGCTCACCGGCGAGCCGGTCCCTGCCTCCGTGCGCGTCGGCGATCAGGTCACGGGCGGCACCGTCTCCACCGATGCACGCCTCGAGGTCCGCGCCACCGCCGTCGGCGCCCACACGCAGCTCGCGCAGATGGCGGCCCTGACCGAGGACGCACAGGCGCGCAAGTCCCAGGTGCAGCGCCTCGTCGACCGCATCATCACCTGGTTCGTCCCGACCATCATCGGTATCGCGGTCCTCACCACCGTCGGCTGGGCGCTCGCCGGCGCGCCGCTGCAGCAGGCCTACGGCATCGGCATCGCCGTGCTGATCATCGCCTGCCCCTGCTCGCTCGGCCTCGCGACCCCCACCGCGCTGATGGTCGGCATCGGCCGCGGCGCCACCCTCGGGGTGCTCATCAAGGGCCACGACGCGCTGGAGGCATCCGGCGCCATCACCACCGTCGTCCTCGACAAGACCGGCACTCTGACGACGGGAAGGATGACCGTCGCGGAGGTGGCCGGCTCCGACTCGTCGCTCGCCCTCGCGGCCGCCGTCGAGAAGGGCTCGGAGCACTCGATCGCCCGCGCGATCGACGCCGAGGCCGAAGCCCGTGGGGTCGACGTCCGCGACGCCACCGACTACCGGGCGCTGCCCGGGCTCGGCGCCAGCGCCGTCGTCGACGGTCGCGACGTCGTGATCGCCAACCGCGCCTACTTTGCCGCGGAGGGGGTCGACCTCCCGGCCGACCTGCAGCAGGCCGTCGACCGCGCCGCCGACCGGGGCGACTCGGTGTCGATCGTCTCCGTCGACGGGGCCCCCGTGGGCGTGGTCGCGCTGGCTGACACCCTCAAGCCCGACGCCAGGCAGGCCATCGCCGCGCTCAAGGCCCAGGGGCTCCGCACCGTCGTGCTCACCGGCGACTCGCAGGCCGCCGGACGTCGGATCGCCGCCGAGCTCGGGGTCGACGACGTCATGGCGGAGGTGCTCCCCGCGCAGAAGGCCGAGGAGATCCGGAGGTTGCAGGAATGCGGCGAGTGCGTCGCGATGGTGGGCGACGGCATCAACGACGCCATCGCGCTCGCCACCGCCGACCTGGGGCTGGGCGTCGTCAACGGCACCGACATCGCTCTGAAGGCCGCCGACATCATCCTCGTCCGCGACGACCTGTCCGTCATCGCCGACGCCGTCGGGCTGTCGCGCCGCACGCTGAAGACCATCAAGGTCAACCTGGTGTGGGCCTTCGCCTACAACATGGCCGCGGTGCCGATCGCGGCCGCCGGCCTGCTCAACCCGCTGATTGCCGCGGGCGCCATGGCGCTGTCCAGCGTCCTGGTCGTGCAGAACTCGCTGCGCCTGCAGAACTACGGCACCAGGCGCACCAGCCCCGACGAGGACTTCGAGCTGATCGGCTGA
- a CDS encoding glycosyltransferase family 2 protein — protein sequence MGRTPRRQWGAERFTAPMAIMHDRPSSREILLNRIAIIVTIFAWLMYSVTTVVREFVEGRANTLRFILESASYLVVVTALTFSALMYLLARQGALYRFRDHVRVPRGALDRHFEDYDKGITVLIPSYREEPDVVAKTVWSAALQEFPTKRVVLLIDDPPTPDNDENAELLRRARELPAVVMEALEEPRRRVAETLDRLRDDLANAGGATPTHAATVSEAYHFAADWLEARAAAHPLVDHTDAFYADRVLIGLAGDLRLTTIALDGAVEAGESPDADRLLQLQNRLVWIFTAEIASFERKQYVSLSHEANKAMNLNSYIALMGHDWLYQPTGDGVALIPCEHGEEPDLRVPDTEYLLTLDADSMLLRDYCVRLVALLEEPGNERVAVTQTPYSSYRGAPSRIERIAGATTDIQHILHQGMTYYGATFWVGANAVIRKQALLDIAEYQSVGGYDIATYIQDRTVIEDTESSIDLGTKGWTLVNYPERLSYSATPPDFGSLIVQRRRWANGGLLILPKLARQLRERRFRRDRILHREVMLRVNYMASIAWASFGLVFLLGYPYDSRLLSPWVILAAAPYFICQASDLRYSGHRASDIFRIYGFNLVLLAVNLAGVVKSVQQALTNEKIPFARTPKVRNRTASPGLYILVPYLIVGFSVFTLVRDIFAQNWGNAIFAGFNGALCLWAIIAYIGVRNSVVDVVVGAVDWLFVPKRRKKLAPVPVGPREGAAVDWRGILYHGDRRLGRDVARKNDIRRRVSPR from the coding sequence ATGGGGCGCACACCGCGTCGGCAGTGGGGAGCTGAGCGCTTCACCGCGCCGATGGCGATCATGCACGACCGCCCGTCGAGCCGGGAGATCCTGCTGAACCGCATCGCGATCATCGTCACGATCTTCGCGTGGCTCATGTACTCCGTCACCACGGTGGTGCGCGAGTTCGTCGAGGGCAGGGCCAACACGCTGAGGTTCATCCTCGAGTCAGCCTCCTACCTCGTCGTCGTCACGGCGCTGACCTTCTCGGCCCTCATGTACCTCCTCGCGCGCCAGGGCGCCCTCTACCGCTTCCGCGACCACGTCCGCGTCCCCCGCGGAGCGCTCGACCGCCACTTTGAGGACTACGACAAGGGCATCACCGTCCTCATCCCGTCGTACCGTGAGGAGCCGGACGTCGTCGCCAAGACCGTCTGGTCGGCGGCGCTGCAGGAGTTCCCCACCAAGCGCGTGGTGCTGCTGATCGACGATCCACCGACCCCCGACAATGACGAGAACGCCGAGTTGCTGCGCCGCGCCCGCGAACTGCCCGCCGTCGTGATGGAGGCGCTGGAGGAGCCGCGCCGTCGCGTCGCCGAGACCCTCGACCGGCTCCGCGACGACCTCGCCAACGCCGGGGGCGCCACCCCCACGCATGCGGCCACCGTCTCCGAGGCCTACCACTTCGCCGCGGACTGGCTGGAAGCCCGCGCGGCCGCCCACCCGCTGGTCGACCACACCGATGCCTTCTATGCGGACCGTGTCCTGATCGGGCTGGCCGGCGACCTGCGGCTGACGACCATTGCGCTCGACGGCGCAGTCGAGGCCGGCGAGTCCCCGGACGCCGACCGCCTGCTCCAGCTCCAGAACCGGCTCGTGTGGATCTTCACCGCGGAGATCGCGTCGTTCGAGCGCAAGCAGTACGTGTCGCTGTCGCACGAGGCCAACAAGGCCATGAACCTCAACTCGTACATCGCGCTGATGGGCCACGACTGGTTGTACCAGCCCACCGGCGACGGTGTCGCCCTCATCCCGTGCGAGCACGGCGAGGAGCCCGACCTCCGGGTCCCCGACACCGAGTACCTGCTGACCCTCGACGCCGACTCGATGCTCCTGCGCGACTACTGCGTGCGGCTCGTGGCGCTGCTGGAGGAGCCGGGCAACGAGCGCGTCGCCGTCACGCAGACGCCCTACTCGTCGTACCGCGGCGCGCCGAGCCGCATCGAGCGGATCGCGGGCGCCACCACCGACATCCAGCACATCCTGCACCAGGGCATGACGTACTACGGGGCGACTTTCTGGGTCGGCGCCAACGCCGTGATCCGCAAGCAGGCGCTGCTCGACATCGCCGAGTACCAGAGCGTCGGCGGCTACGACATCGCCACCTACATCCAGGACCGCACGGTCATTGAGGACACCGAGTCCAGCATCGACCTCGGCACCAAGGGCTGGACGCTCGTGAACTACCCGGAGCGGCTCAGCTACTCGGCGACGCCGCCCGACTTCGGCTCGCTGATCGTCCAGCGCCGCCGCTGGGCCAACGGTGGCCTGCTGATCCTCCCGAAGCTGGCCCGCCAGCTGCGGGAGCGACGCTTCCGCCGGGACCGCATCCTGCACCGCGAGGTGATGCTCCGCGTCAACTACATGGCCTCGATCGCCTGGGCCAGCTTCGGCCTAGTGTTCCTGCTCGGCTACCCCTACGACTCCCGGCTGCTCAGCCCCTGGGTGATCCTCGCCGCCGCGCCCTACTTCATCTGCCAGGCCAGCGACCTGCGCTACTCCGGGCACCGCGCGAGCGACATCTTCCGGATCTACGGCTTCAACCTCGTGCTGCTGGCCGTGAACCTCGCAGGCGTGGTGAAATCCGTGCAGCAGGCGCTGACGAACGAGAAGATCCCCTTCGCCCGCACGCCGAAGGTCCGCAACCGGACGGCCTCGCCCGGCCTGTACATCCTGGTGCCGTACCTGATCGTCGGCTTCTCGGTGTTCACCCTGGTGCGGGACATCTTCGCGCAGAACTGGGGCAACGCGATCTTCGCCGGGTTCAACGGCGCCCTGTGCCTGTGGGCGATCATCGCCTACATCGGCGTCAGGAACTCCGTCGTCGACGTGGTCGTGGGAGCCGTCGACTGGCTGTTCGTCCCTAAGAGGAGGAAGAAGCTGGCCCCTGTGCCGGTCGGCCCGCGCGAGGGGGCCGCCGTCGACTGGCGGGGCATTCTCTACCACGGCGACCGCAGGCTCGGTCGCGACGTGGCGCGCAAGAACGACATCCGCCGTCGAGTGAGCCCCCGCTAG